From one Brevibacterium sp. 'Marine' genomic stretch:
- a CDS encoding helix-turn-helix domain-containing protein gives MTRRFPESAPNIAALASAIADPTRVMICASLLDGRAWTLTELSRALSIPMSSLSDHVSILVDHEVLTERRQGKHRYVQIASTDIADWLEHTGALAGDHVAAAPSLAAKTRDRQLLEARTCYRHIAGRLGTQLFSALMQREWIGESMTVTAEGRTGLAEAFGVVVGQRSSSPRPMVRRCLDWTERRSHLGGVLGDDICRTFFDREWIVRRPNSRALKIAPEGREHLDWVLAARKDRL, from the coding sequence ATGACGAGGAGATTCCCTGAGTCCGCACCGAATATCGCCGCCCTGGCATCGGCCATCGCCGACCCCACGCGCGTGATGATCTGTGCCAGCCTTCTCGACGGGCGGGCGTGGACGCTCACCGAACTCTCCCGCGCCCTGTCGATTCCGATGTCGTCGTTGTCCGACCACGTCAGCATCCTCGTCGACCACGAGGTCCTCACCGAACGACGTCAGGGCAAGCACCGCTACGTCCAGATCGCCTCGACCGACATTGCGGACTGGTTGGAACACACGGGGGCTCTCGCCGGAGATCATGTGGCCGCCGCACCGTCCTTGGCGGCGAAGACCCGCGACCGTCAGCTGCTCGAGGCACGAACCTGCTACAGGCACATCGCAGGCCGGCTCGGCACTCAGCTCTTCTCCGCCCTGATGCAGCGAGAATGGATCGGTGAGTCCATGACCGTGACCGCAGAAGGCCGGACCGGCCTCGCCGAGGCGTTCGGCGTGGTCGTCGGTCAACGCTCGTCATCCCCACGCCCGATGGTGCGCCGGTGCCTCGATTGGACGGAACGGCGCTCGCACCTCGGCGGGGTCTTAGGCGACGACATCTGCCGGACGTTCTTCGACCGTGAGTGGATTGTCAGACGGCCGAACTCGCGGGCGCTGAAGATCGCCCCGGAAGGGCGTGAACACCTCGACTGGGTGCTCGCGGCACGAAAGGATCGGCTCTGA
- a CDS encoding 4'-phosphopantetheinyl transferase superfamily protein has translation MATGGAPTTGAYRWRDRRLPPHTQVLICPTEAAGASGAVGLLLPLLSREFSAPVDDIVWHRPSVATVRTGPDRLFTSISRTDGCVAVAVSRRRIGIDIEATQTQEQSRDLLSLFHPRDQAAANRVGGAARRRRVTTIWTRIEAVLKLRGTGLRVDPGTVRVGPGPGALRGRRIRTVSAVAALSATAEYSVSLAWERSRRASHSS, from the coding sequence ATGGCGACCGGCGGGGCACCGACGACCGGCGCCTACCGGTGGAGAGATCGTCGGCTGCCGCCGCACACCCAGGTGCTCATCTGCCCCACCGAGGCGGCCGGTGCTTCAGGTGCCGTCGGACTGCTGCTCCCCCTGCTCTCCCGGGAGTTCTCCGCCCCGGTCGATGACATCGTCTGGCATCGCCCGAGCGTCGCCACCGTGCGGACCGGCCCGGACCGGCTCTTCACGTCCATCTCCCGCACCGACGGCTGTGTTGCCGTGGCCGTCAGTCGCCGCCGCATCGGAATCGACATCGAAGCGACCCAGACACAGGAGCAGAGCCGCGACCTGCTGTCGCTCTTCCATCCGCGCGATCAGGCAGCCGCGAACCGAGTGGGCGGGGCAGCTCGCAGGAGGCGCGTGACGACGATCTGGACCCGCATCGAAGCCGTCCTCAAGCTCCGCGGCACAGGGCTGAGAGTCGACCCCGGAACGGTGAGGGTCGGCCCGGGCCCCGGCGCACTGAGAGGCCGCCGCATCCGCACTGTCTCTGCGGTCGCAGCGCTGTCCGCGACGGCCGAGTATTCGGTCTCGCTGGCTTGGGAGCGATCCCGCAGGGCTTCCCACTCCTCTTGA
- a CDS encoding isocitrate lyase/phosphoenolpyruvate mutase family protein, which produces MTAFRDLHTPGDPFILPCAWDVASAQLFAEAGHAAIGTTSLGVAAGIGAADEDRETLSATARLVAAVRAAVPELPLTCDFEDGYGDGPESVVGVVRESFAADPEVGLIIDGINIQDSPQGRMSEPGVLAAKVTAIKEAFPALFVNARIDTFWLGRDSLGEVTCRIDAYTAAGADGIFVPGDLDLTTVEAITGHSRVPVNVLASTRYPGSTLAEAGVGRISTGSLLYRAAMSEAMRSLAVLDGDEPAEITSVLSYQAFSDLNRPQSS; this is translated from the coding sequence GTGACAGCCTTCCGCGACCTGCACACACCGGGCGACCCGTTCATCCTGCCCTGTGCGTGGGACGTGGCCAGTGCTCAGCTCTTCGCCGAGGCGGGGCATGCGGCCATCGGGACCACAAGTCTGGGAGTCGCGGCGGGCATCGGCGCCGCCGACGAGGACCGGGAAACTCTGTCGGCTACCGCACGTCTCGTCGCCGCCGTCCGCGCAGCAGTTCCCGAACTGCCGCTGACCTGCGATTTCGAAGACGGATATGGTGACGGTCCCGAATCCGTCGTCGGCGTCGTACGCGAATCATTCGCCGCCGACCCCGAGGTTGGCCTCATCATCGACGGCATCAACATCCAGGACTCACCACAGGGGCGGATGAGCGAGCCCGGAGTCCTCGCGGCCAAGGTGACGGCGATCAAGGAAGCCTTCCCCGCTCTGTTCGTCAACGCTCGGATCGATACATTCTGGCTCGGCCGGGACAGCCTCGGCGAGGTCACCTGCCGCATCGACGCCTATACCGCTGCCGGTGCCGATGGCATCTTCGTCCCAGGGGACCTCGACCTCACAACGGTTGAGGCGATCACCGGCCACAGCCGGGTCCCGGTGAATGTGCTGGCCAGTACGCGATATCCAGGGTCGACACTCGCCGAGGCAGGGGTCGGGCGGATCAGCACCGGATCACTGCTCTACCGGGCGGCGATGTCGGAAGCGATGCGGTCGCTCGCCGTCCTCGATGGCGATGAGCCGGCGGAGATCACGAGTGTGCTGTCCTACCAGGCGTTCTCCGACCTGAACCGGCCTCAGTCCTCCTGA
- the acs gene encoding acetate--CoA ligase translates to MTNNPTIQELSHEDRAFPPPAEFAANANAKADEYDKAAADRIGYWAEQAQRISWETPFDTVLDWSEKPFAKWFTGGKLNAAYNCVDRHVENGLGDRVAYYFEGESGDTRTITYSDLLREVSKTANALTELGVGTGDRVAIYMPMIPETVFAMLACARLGAPHTVIFGGFSASAIADRVKDCGVEFVITADGGYRKGKPSGLKSVVDEAMDDCPEVRNVLVVRRTGQDVDWNDDRDLWWHEVVDRQPETHTAEAFDAEHPLYIMYSSGTTGKPKGIMHTTGGYLVGTSFTHWAVFDIKPETDVYWTAADIGWVTGHSYIVYGPLANGATSVLYEGTPDTPHRGRWWEIVQKYKVSILYCAPTAIRSFMKWGRDIPAQYDLSSLRLLGSVGEPINPEAWMWYREHIGGNSCPVVDTWWQTENGSILISPLPGVTETKPGSAMRPLPGIVADVYDDEGNSVEPGNGGYLVIKEPWPSMLRTLWGDDERFKKTYWSQYPDVYFAGDGAKIDRDGDFWVLGRVDDVLNVSGHRMSTAEIESALVAHPKVAEAAVVGARDEMTGQAIEAFVILRESADDGGDDVVGELRGHVRSSIGPIATPRSIMIVPDLPKTRSGKIMRRLLKDVAENREVGDVTTLADSSVMDLIQKGMKES, encoded by the coding sequence ATGACGAACAATCCGACGATTCAGGAACTCAGCCACGAGGACAGGGCTTTCCCACCCCCGGCGGAATTCGCCGCGAATGCGAATGCGAAGGCCGACGAGTACGACAAGGCCGCGGCCGACCGGATCGGCTACTGGGCCGAGCAGGCACAGCGCATCAGCTGGGAGACTCCCTTCGACACGGTCCTCGACTGGTCGGAGAAGCCCTTCGCGAAGTGGTTCACCGGCGGCAAGCTCAATGCCGCCTACAACTGCGTCGACCGCCACGTCGAGAACGGCCTCGGCGATCGCGTGGCCTACTACTTCGAAGGCGAATCCGGCGACACCCGCACCATCACGTACTCCGATCTGCTGCGCGAGGTCTCGAAGACCGCGAATGCGCTCACCGAACTCGGGGTGGGGACCGGCGACCGCGTCGCGATCTACATGCCGATGATCCCCGAGACGGTGTTCGCCATGCTCGCCTGCGCCCGCCTCGGCGCCCCGCACACGGTCATCTTCGGCGGCTTCTCCGCCTCGGCGATCGCCGATCGCGTCAAGGACTGCGGAGTCGAGTTCGTCATCACCGCCGACGGCGGCTATCGCAAGGGCAAGCCCTCGGGCCTCAAGTCCGTCGTCGACGAGGCGATGGACGACTGCCCCGAGGTGCGCAATGTCCTCGTCGTCCGCCGCACCGGCCAGGACGTGGACTGGAATGACGACCGTGATCTGTGGTGGCACGAGGTCGTCGATCGACAGCCGGAGACCCACACCGCGGAGGCCTTCGATGCCGAGCATCCGCTCTACATCATGTATTCCTCGGGCACGACCGGAAAACCCAAGGGCATCATGCACACCACCGGCGGCTACCTCGTCGGGACCTCGTTCACGCATTGGGCGGTCTTCGACATCAAACCGGAGACGGACGTCTATTGGACGGCCGCGGACATCGGCTGGGTGACCGGCCACTCATACATCGTCTACGGTCCGCTGGCCAATGGGGCCACCTCGGTGCTCTATGAGGGAACACCGGACACCCCGCACCGGGGACGGTGGTGGGAGATCGTGCAGAAGTACAAGGTCTCCATCCTCTACTGCGCCCCGACGGCCATCCGGTCGTTCATGAAATGGGGTCGCGACATCCCCGCCCAGTACGACCTGTCCAGCCTGCGACTGCTCGGCAGCGTCGGTGAGCCGATCAATCCCGAAGCGTGGATGTGGTACCGCGAACACATCGGCGGGAATAGCTGCCCCGTCGTCGACACCTGGTGGCAGACGGAGAACGGCAGCATCCTCATCAGTCCCCTGCCGGGCGTGACCGAGACGAAGCCGGGATCGGCGATGCGCCCGCTGCCCGGCATCGTCGCCGACGTCTACGACGACGAGGGCAACTCGGTCGAACCCGGAAACGGCGGCTACCTCGTCATCAAGGAGCCGTGGCCGTCGATGCTGCGCACCCTGTGGGGCGATGACGAACGGTTCAAGAAGACCTACTGGTCGCAGTACCCGGACGTGTACTTCGCCGGGGACGGGGCGAAGATCGACCGCGACGGCGACTTCTGGGTCCTCGGCCGCGTCGACGACGTCCTCAACGTCTCCGGGCACCGGATGTCGACCGCGGAGATCGAGTCCGCCCTCGTCGCCCATCCGAAGGTCGCCGAGGCGGCCGTGGTCGGGGCGAGAGACGAGATGACCGGTCAGGCGATCGAGGCATTCGTCATCCTCAGGGAGAGTGCGGACGACGGCGGGGACGATGTCGTGGGTGAGCTGCGAGGTCATGTGCGGTCCTCGATCGGCCCGATCGCGACTCCGCGCTCGATCATGATCGTGCCCGATCTGCCGAAGACCCGGTCGGGCAAGATCATGCGTCGACTGCTCAAGGACGTGGCCGAGAATCGCGAGGTCGGCGATGTCACGACTCTCGCGGACTCCTCGGTGATGGACCTCATCCAGAAGGGGATGAAGGAGAGCTGA
- the mgtE gene encoding magnesium transporter, which yields MAELTEGTEAADRLESALTGRIDSSTLDEIAALARQVPRAEIGRLVHTSTPLQSAMLFRVLTKEEALDVFEDLPPAYQAELIGNLREPEVADIVDGLDPDDRAELFGELPAGVASRLMKGLTPDERAMTSAVLGYPKSAIGRYMSPEVLGIHEDWTAAQAMEVVRARIDGPETVYLLPVVGPGRVLRGVVSLRNLIAVDEDTIIEDMVRDSISTHALTDREEAAREFLSHRLIAMPVTDQEDRLVGILTMDDVLDIIDEEDAEDIARGSGTEPLDRSYLSSTIMRLVKSRIVWLLVLAVSAILTVQVLEVYEDRLDQVVVLALFIPLLTGTGGNTGNQAATTVTRALAVGEVRIRDLGRVIWRELRVGALLGAVLGVLGFCVAGLVYGWAIGLVIGLTLLSVCMMAATVGGLMPIIAKKVGADPAVFSNPFISTFCDATGLILYFTIATAVLGLS from the coding sequence GTGGCCGAATTGACAGAGGGCACCGAGGCGGCCGACCGACTCGAATCCGCACTGACCGGCCGAATCGATTCGTCCACCCTCGACGAGATCGCAGCACTTGCCCGGCAGGTGCCGCGTGCCGAGATCGGCCGCCTCGTCCATACTTCGACGCCGCTTCAGTCCGCGATGCTCTTCCGGGTGCTGACGAAGGAAGAGGCCCTCGATGTCTTCGAGGATCTGCCTCCGGCGTACCAGGCCGAACTCATCGGCAACCTCCGCGAACCCGAGGTTGCCGACATCGTCGACGGCCTCGACCCCGATGACCGGGCCGAACTCTTCGGAGAGCTGCCCGCCGGAGTCGCCAGTCGTCTGATGAAGGGGCTGACCCCGGACGAGCGGGCGATGACCTCGGCCGTCCTCGGCTACCCGAAGTCCGCGATCGGCCGCTACATGTCGCCGGAGGTCCTCGGCATCCACGAGGATTGGACGGCGGCTCAGGCGATGGAGGTCGTGCGCGCCCGCATCGACGGACCCGAGACCGTCTATCTCCTGCCCGTCGTCGGACCCGGCCGGGTGCTGCGCGGAGTCGTGTCCCTGCGCAACCTCATCGCCGTCGACGAGGACACGATCATCGAGGACATGGTCCGCGACTCGATCAGCACACATGCGCTGACCGACCGTGAGGAGGCCGCTCGCGAGTTCCTCTCCCACCGGCTCATCGCGATGCCGGTGACCGACCAGGAAGACCGCCTCGTCGGCATCCTCACCATGGATGACGTCCTCGACATCATCGACGAGGAGGACGCCGAGGATATCGCCCGCGGTTCCGGCACGGAACCGTTGGATCGCTCCTACCTGTCCTCGACCATCATGCGACTGGTCAAGAGCCGCATCGTGTGGCTGCTCGTCCTCGCCGTGTCTGCGATCCTCACCGTCCAGGTCCTCGAAGTCTATGAGGACCGGCTCGATCAGGTCGTCGTCCTCGCCCTCTTCATTCCCCTGCTCACCGGCACCGGCGGCAACACCGGCAACCAGGCGGCCACCACCGTCACCCGGGCCCTGGCTGTCGGAGAGGTGCGCATCCGAGATCTCGGCCGCGTGATCTGGCGAGAGCTGCGCGTCGGGGCGCTGTTGGGTGCGGTTCTCGGAGTTCTCGGTTTCTGCGTCGCCGGCCTCGTCTACGGCTGGGCGATCGGCCTGGTCATCGGGCTGACGCTGCTGTCGGTGTGCATGATGGCCGCAACAGTGGGCGGACTGATGCCGATCATCGCGAAGAAGGTCGGGGCCGACCCCGCGGTGTTCTCCAACCCATTCATCTCCACGTTCTGCGATGCCACGGGTCTCATCCTCTACTTCACGATCGCCACCGCAGTCCTCGGCCTGAGCTGA
- a CDS encoding patatin-like phospholipase family protein: MAMTDLVLEGGGAKLPGLVGAVEALADGGYDFHRIAGTSAGAIVGALTAAGIGPHSLREKVLEQDFTEFEDLSPAFRLVPWLGRVQGLLVHKGMYVGQALHDFLASALADQGVRTWGDLKLEDPNSAAGPERSYRLVVIVSDVSRGRMLRLPWDYDEALGVDADSQSVAEAVCASAASPFFFRPRALPAQPSVAGGDSVLGADGGLLSNFPVDVFDRKDAFPARWPTFGVMLSARQTAAAEWRPNATTYQYAKSVLSTMINAHDRRHIDDPSVTERTVFVDTTGHSSTDFALTDDDKLDLISSGRMAGEKFLAQWDWQEWKDRFDRK; the protein is encoded by the coding sequence ATGGCGATGACCGATCTCGTCCTCGAGGGCGGCGGGGCGAAGCTGCCGGGACTGGTCGGCGCAGTCGAAGCCCTTGCCGACGGCGGCTATGACTTCCACCGGATCGCCGGCACCTCGGCCGGGGCCATCGTCGGCGCGCTGACCGCGGCGGGCATCGGCCCGCATTCGCTGCGAGAGAAGGTCCTCGAACAGGATTTCACCGAATTCGAGGACCTGTCTCCTGCATTCCGCCTCGTCCCCTGGCTGGGCAGAGTGCAGGGACTGCTGGTGCACAAGGGGATGTATGTGGGGCAGGCGCTCCACGATTTCCTCGCTTCGGCATTGGCCGATCAGGGAGTGCGCACGTGGGGTGACCTCAAGCTCGAGGATCCGAACAGCGCGGCCGGCCCGGAGCGGTCGTATCGACTCGTCGTCATCGTCTCCGACGTCTCCCGCGGCCGTATGCTCCGCCTGCCCTGGGACTACGACGAGGCCCTCGGCGTCGATGCGGACAGTCAGTCCGTCGCCGAGGCGGTGTGTGCGTCGGCGGCCAGCCCGTTCTTCTTCCGCCCGCGGGCTCTGCCTGCCCAACCGAGTGTTGCCGGCGGGGACTCCGTGCTCGGTGCCGACGGCGGTCTGCTCTCGAACTTTCCCGTCGACGTCTTCGACCGCAAGGATGCGTTTCCAGCACGGTGGCCGACCTTCGGTGTGATGCTCTCGGCCCGGCAGACAGCGGCCGCGGAATGGCGGCCCAACGCGACGACGTACCAATACGCGAAGTCCGTGCTGTCGACGATGATCAACGCCCACGACCGGCGGCACATCGATGACCCCTCGGTGACCGAGAGGACGGTGTTCGTCGACACCACCGGACACAGCAGCACGGACTTCGCCCTCACTGACGATGACAAGCTCGACCTCATCTCGTCGGGCCGAATGGCCGGAGAGAAGTTTCTGGCCCAGTGGGACTGGCAGGAGTGGAAGGACCGTTTTGACCGGAAATGA
- a CDS encoding ABC transporter ATP-binding protein, with protein sequence MTTPTQTTLTIASRRRSFAHLAPLLRRRAGWIVLLVIAGSANAGAGLVGPWAIGRLVDELPAGAGPELVWTCAVAVAIAGIVMAAGTWIGAWALARIAMPVVAELRTEVVDSALSLESQRIEVTGTGDLVSRVADDSRKIGEAAGQVLPLVVESLLVVIVSAAGLAAIDWRLGLTGLVAVPMYWLTLRWYLPRSEPIYKEERAAFGRRAGRLLGGLTGGATLRAYRAEAGEMRRIDSASAHARDLSIDVFRFLTRAFGRNNRAEAVVLSLLLIAGFALVWFGESTAGAVTTAALVFHRLFNPIGALVGLFDQVQSAGASLTRMVGVIDEAATAPSRSTRAAPAAPWLVLEDLWFSYDADPDTDNHVLRGVNLSIAPGEHVAVVGTTGAGKTTLAKIAAGLSAPGHGRARLTDGGAASANEVDVGSLDESVLRRHIAMVAQEVHTFSGSLRDNVSLPSPDATDDEVSTALTTVGAGWARSLPNGLDTQIGEGGVRLSAVQEQTLALARLVLADPDFAILDEATAEAGSAGAHALESSAEAALAGRGALIVAHRLSQAEKADRILVMEHGRVVEEGTHHDLVAAGGRYARLWEAWSG encoded by the coding sequence GGCCGGCCTCGTCGGGCCGTGGGCGATCGGCCGCCTCGTCGACGAACTCCCCGCCGGAGCGGGCCCCGAACTCGTCTGGACGTGCGCCGTCGCCGTCGCGATCGCCGGCATCGTCATGGCCGCGGGAACGTGGATCGGTGCGTGGGCGCTCGCCCGCATCGCCATGCCCGTCGTCGCCGAACTGCGCACCGAGGTTGTCGACTCGGCGCTATCCCTCGAGTCCCAGCGGATCGAGGTCACCGGCACCGGAGACCTCGTCTCCCGCGTCGCCGACGACTCCCGGAAGATCGGTGAGGCCGCCGGCCAAGTGCTGCCGCTCGTCGTCGAATCCCTTCTCGTCGTCATCGTCTCCGCCGCAGGTCTGGCCGCCATCGACTGGCGCCTCGGGCTGACCGGGCTCGTCGCCGTGCCGATGTACTGGCTCACCCTGCGCTGGTATCTGCCCCGGTCGGAACCCATCTACAAGGAGGAACGCGCAGCCTTCGGCCGGCGTGCCGGGCGTCTGCTCGGCGGGCTCACCGGGGGTGCGACCCTGCGCGCCTACCGCGCCGAGGCCGGAGAGATGCGTCGCATCGACTCCGCTTCCGCGCACGCCCGCGATCTGTCGATCGACGTCTTCCGGTTCCTCACCCGCGCCTTCGGCCGCAACAATCGCGCCGAGGCGGTCGTGCTCTCCCTGCTGCTCATCGCCGGTTTCGCCCTCGTCTGGTTCGGCGAGTCCACTGCCGGAGCCGTGACCACGGCGGCTCTGGTCTTCCACCGTCTCTTCAACCCCATCGGTGCCCTCGTCGGGCTCTTCGACCAGGTCCAGTCGGCCGGGGCTTCCCTGACCCGCATGGTCGGAGTCATCGACGAGGCAGCCACCGCGCCGAGCCGATCGACCCGGGCCGCTCCCGCCGCCCCGTGGCTCGTGCTCGAGGATCTGTGGTTCTCCTACGACGCGGACCCGGATACGGACAATCACGTGCTGCGCGGCGTGAACCTGAGCATCGCCCCTGGTGAGCACGTTGCCGTCGTCGGCACCACCGGTGCCGGGAAGACGACGCTGGCGAAGATCGCCGCGGGACTCTCCGCTCCCGGTCACGGACGGGCACGGCTGACCGACGGCGGGGCCGCCTCGGCGAATGAGGTGGATGTGGGATCGCTGGACGAATCCGTGCTGCGCCGGCACATCGCCATGGTCGCGCAGGAGGTCCACACCTTCTCCGGCAGCCTGCGCGACAACGTCTCCCTGCCGAGTCCGGATGCGACCGATGACGAGGTCAGCACGGCCCTGACCACGGTCGGTGCGGGCTGGGCGCGATCCCTGCCCAACGGCCTCGACACGCAGATCGGGGAGGGCGGGGTCCGTCTGTCTGCGGTCCAGGAGCAGACGCTCGCTCTGGCCCGTCTCGTCCTCGCCGACCCGGACTTCGCGATCCTCGACGAAGCCACCGCCGAGGCGGGATCGGCCGGAGCCCATGCCCTCGAATCCTCCGCCGAGGCGGCCCTTGCCGGCCGTGGTGCGCTCATCGTCGCGCACCGGCTCAGCCAGGCCGAGAAGGCCGATCGGATCCTCGTCATGGAGCACGGACGCGTCGTCGAGGAAGGCACCCACCACGACCTCGTTGCCGCAGGCGGTCGCTACGCGCGATTGTGGGAGGCTTGGTCGGGCTGA
- a CDS encoding heparan-alpha-glucosaminide N-acetyltransferase domain-containing protein — MTGTTTERPMPGPRRPREIWTGRSEVWLSEVSSDPAEPMRNVAGGGLRTSNRMLTNVVDRERRRRRARSSGVDAARGFALIGMFAIHMLPAAREDGTPTLVWQLLAGNSAALFAVLAGVSLAFNSGAERPFTGTKMNRSRANVAIRGLLLISLGVGLNQIGLAAFDILPYFGVMFLLAIPLLPLRARTLLITGAVMIVVLPLVRFLIHRQVDGFGWHPNPTLATIISAPVDVLSSLLITGAYPGLTWFALVCIGMGIGRLQLHFTTPRMLIIVAGGTAMLFAIAVTRLLVYLNRFGGYTIVRTSFPGKTTDAVDDFLVYGPTGPLPTASPGWLISGGPHTNTPFAFLIGVGFAMAAIGTCILIARRSNLLRPLVMIGRIPTSVYVSHLIFLTMAPDDVGAFRLFIVQCLFAFLFTAVWLRFFKRGPVEAVITAVTRALTKLLGFGASAGSSVVRA, encoded by the coding sequence ATGACCGGCACCACCACTGAGCGTCCGATGCCCGGGCCCAGGCGGCCGCGTGAGATCTGGACCGGACGGTCCGAAGTGTGGCTGTCCGAAGTCTCCTCCGACCCGGCCGAACCGATGCGCAATGTCGCCGGCGGAGGACTGCGGACGTCGAACCGGATGCTCACGAACGTCGTCGACCGCGAACGACGCCGCAGACGCGCCCGGTCCTCGGGAGTCGATGCCGCACGCGGATTCGCACTGATCGGCATGTTCGCCATCCACATGCTGCCCGCCGCACGCGAGGACGGGACGCCGACCCTGGTCTGGCAGCTGCTGGCGGGGAACTCCGCGGCCCTCTTCGCCGTGCTCGCCGGAGTCTCGCTGGCGTTCAACAGCGGTGCCGAACGCCCCTTCACCGGGACGAAGATGAACCGCTCACGGGCAAACGTCGCAATCCGCGGCCTCCTCCTCATCAGCCTCGGCGTCGGCCTCAACCAGATCGGTCTGGCAGCGTTCGACATCCTCCCCTACTTCGGAGTGATGTTCCTGCTGGCCATCCCCCTGCTGCCGCTGCGAGCCCGGACGCTGCTCATCACCGGCGCCGTCATGATCGTCGTCCTGCCGCTGGTCCGCTTCCTCATCCATCGTCAGGTCGACGGATTCGGCTGGCATCCGAACCCGACTCTCGCAACGATCATCAGTGCTCCGGTCGACGTGCTCTCCTCTCTGCTCATCACCGGTGCCTATCCGGGCCTGACCTGGTTCGCTCTCGTCTGCATCGGCATGGGCATCGGACGTCTGCAGCTGCACTTCACGACTCCGCGGATGCTCATCATCGTCGCCGGTGGAACGGCGATGCTGTTCGCGATCGCCGTCACGAGGCTCCTGGTCTACCTCAACCGCTTCGGCGGATACACGATCGTGCGCACCTCCTTCCCCGGCAAGACGACCGACGCGGTCGATGACTTCCTCGTCTACGGCCCCACCGGCCCCCTGCCCACCGCGTCGCCGGGCTGGCTGATCTCGGGCGGGCCGCACACGAATACTCCGTTCGCCTTCCTCATCGGAGTCGGCTTCGCCATGGCAGCCATCGGCACCTGCATCCTCATCGCCCGTCGCAGCAATCTGCTGCGGCCGCTCGTCATGATCGGCCGGATTCCGACGTCCGTCTACGTCAGCCACCTCATCTTCCTGACCATGGCACCCGACGATGTCGGAGCGTTCCGCCTCTTCATCGTCCAGTGTCTCTTCGCCTTCCTGTTCACTGCTGTGTGGCTGCGCTTCTTCAAGCGCGGCCCCGTCGAAGCCGTCATCACAGCAGTCACCCGCGCCCTGACGAAGCTGCTGGGATTCGGCGCATCAGCAGGCAGCTCCGTGGTCAGGGCCTGA
- a CDS encoding SDR family oxidoreductase, with the protein MTRGTTIAGSRILITGAGSGIGRLMALEAADRGASEVIIWDLSTESGEAVRQEVEAKGVRARAYSVNVGDSAQVASTAQDVGDIDILVNCAGVVTGKKLLDADEAAIRRTFDVNTLALYWTTKAFLPGIRARNHGSIVTIASAAGLTGVTKQTDYSASKWAAVGFTESLRGELRTEDSRVNTLVVCPFYINTGMFAGVQTKFPRLLPILEENNVSTQVIDSIESGREQLVMPSLVRLVPGARLLPTRAFDKVMDFLGVNQTMDHFTGRTGNGSFRSRRAARRRQPAGV; encoded by the coding sequence ATGACGCGTGGAACGACGATCGCCGGCAGCCGCATCCTCATCACCGGGGCCGGAAGCGGAATCGGTCGGCTCATGGCTCTCGAAGCCGCTGACCGCGGAGCCTCCGAGGTCATCATCTGGGACCTCTCGACTGAGAGCGGTGAGGCAGTCCGCCAGGAGGTCGAAGCCAAGGGTGTTCGCGCCCGCGCCTACTCCGTCAATGTCGGAGACTCCGCTCAGGTCGCCTCCACCGCTCAGGACGTCGGCGACATCGACATCCTCGTCAACTGCGCCGGTGTCGTCACCGGCAAGAAGCTCCTCGACGCCGACGAGGCCGCGATCCGACGCACCTTCGACGTCAACACCCTGGCGCTGTACTGGACGACGAAGGCGTTCCTACCCGGCATTCGGGCACGCAACCACGGCTCGATCGTCACCATCGCCAGCGCTGCCGGACTGACAGGCGTGACCAAGCAGACCGACTACTCGGCGAGCAAATGGGCCGCTGTCGGCTTCACCGAGTCGCTGCGCGGAGAGCTGCGCACAGAAGACAGCCGAGTCAACACCCTCGTCGTCTGCCCGTTCTACATCAACACGGGGATGTTCGCCGGCGTCCAGACGAAGTTCCCCCGGCTGCTGCCGATCCTCGAAGAGAACAACGTGTCCACCCAGGTCATCGACTCGATCGAATCCGGTCGGGAGCAGCTGGTCATGCCCTCACTCGTCCGATTGGTCCCGGGCGCCCGTCTCCTGCCGACCCGCGCGTTTGACAAGGTCATGGACTTCCTCGGCGTCAACCAGACGATGGACCACTTCACCGGTCGGACCGGCAACGGCAGCTTCCGCAGCCGTCGTGCGGCACGCAGACGCCAGCCGGCAGGAGTCTGA